In Macadamia integrifolia cultivar HAES 741 chromosome 5, SCU_Mint_v3, whole genome shotgun sequence, a single window of DNA contains:
- the LOC122078363 gene encoding transcription elongation factor 1 homolog, with amino-acid sequence MGKRKSRAKPPPKKRMDKLDTVFSCPFCNHGSSVECRIDMKNSIGEAICHICQESFSTTITALSEPIDVYSEWIDECERVNNLEDDAA; translated from the exons ATGGGGAAAAGGAAGTCAAGGGCAAAGCCACCTCCGAAGAAGAGGATGGACAAGCTTGATACTGTGTTCAGCTGTCCATTCTGCAATCATGGAAGCAGTGTTGAGTGTCGCAT TGATATGAAAAATTCGATTGGGGAAGCCATTTGCCATATTTGTCAAGAGAGTTTCAGCACGACCATCACTG CTTTGTCTGAACCCATTGACGT ATATAGTGAGTGGATCGATGAATGTGAGCGAGTCAACAACCTTGAAGATGATGCTGCATAG